A stretch of the Longimicrobiaceae bacterium genome encodes the following:
- a CDS encoding cupin domain-containing protein, whose translation RPDGREPTFAPYLFRTPEMIESRPAAVSAPKIVEKPWGREIWYAHEDRYAGKILEVTKGHALSLQKHERKQETMYLQSGRVLYHLNGEDFEMVPGDCLTVRPGDVHRMTALEDAVMLEVSTPELDDVIRLEDRYGRS comes from the coding sequence CGGCCGGACGGGCGCGAGCCGACGTTTGCGCCTTACCTCTTCCGAACACCTGAGATGATCGAGTCCCGCCCCGCCGCCGTCTCCGCCCCGAAGATCGTCGAGAAGCCCTGGGGCCGCGAGATCTGGTATGCCCACGAAGACCGCTACGCCGGGAAGATCCTGGAGGTCACCAAGGGCCACGCCCTCTCCCTGCAGAAGCACGAGCGGAAGCAGGAGACCATGTACCTGCAGTCCGGGCGCGTGCTCTACCACCTGAACGGCGAGGACTTCGAGATGGTCCCGGGCGACTGCCTCACCGTGCGCCCCGGCGACGTGCACCGGATGACGGCGCTCGAGGACGCGGTCATGCTGGAGGTCAGCACCCCCGAGCTGGACGACGTGATCCGGCTCGAAGACCGCTACGGCCGGAGCTGA